One genomic segment of bacterium includes these proteins:
- a CDS encoding DEAD/DEAH box helicase: MRSVADILRDLGEPAPAPFAPAPFQEAALDALGSGDVLVSAPTGSGKTWIAEQEIARLLEGPAPGTKAGAPRVWYTTPLKALSNQKFRRFQAMYGEERVGLLTGERRLNARAPVVVGTTEILRNALYGEARDGAGPDVVVLDEAHYLADPERGTAWEEILLLAAPATRLLLLSATIPNAGQLADWMAAVRGRRPEVITLEERPVPLEYLFADGDGRLHPPDPARIRTRHRHPLWLSTIAEGLVRHRLTPAILFFPSRRECDDAARRLAGRIAPGEPERARRLADWVHRVPQLAGHPLLPGLRRAGVAAHHAGHLTGWRMCVEELLEAGLVRFVSATTTLAAGLDVPARTVVLSTLHRHGPAGPEALTATEFHQMTGRAGRRGRDTLGITVIVAPDPGDADEGLALSGAAPEPIRSAFTPSDSQVLSLLARTSLADAEALVRRSFAAYARAPEAADVRGRLAALPRDPLTARPCGDRLATRHRFDDLLRRLRRARHGPEATAEVTRLGREVVAMPCAGCRVTEQCLASLPEIRAVERERQALRRDLGALADREVDPFRRRAALLRDRGYVDADWRPTAWGRLAARIRHPRMIVLTEALRAGVLPEDPVALAAIGGALGTERPPAVGRTPMLRRHAGRRAPAGYADRRAPAPAVPPAARGGLVAIRRIVARLNEDLDAAGLPLDPLAADFVGEGHESPAALWRAGAAGAWASGRPWGEVTRAFGVAEGDLQRLAWQAAEILMQIEDIPDSPLGEAARAGREAILRTPVE; this comes from the coding sequence GTGAGAAGCGTCGCCGATATCCTCCGCGATCTGGGCGAGCCGGCCCCGGCGCCGTTCGCTCCGGCGCCGTTTCAGGAGGCCGCGCTCGACGCGCTGGGATCCGGAGACGTGCTCGTCTCGGCCCCGACGGGCAGCGGCAAGACGTGGATCGCGGAACAGGAAATCGCGCGGCTGCTTGAGGGACCGGCCCCGGGTACCAAGGCCGGCGCCCCGCGCGTCTGGTACACGACCCCCCTCAAAGCGCTGTCCAATCAAAAGTTTCGCCGCTTCCAGGCCATGTACGGCGAGGAGCGGGTGGGTCTCCTCACCGGAGAGCGCCGCCTGAACGCACGCGCCCCGGTCGTCGTGGGAACGACGGAAATTCTCCGCAACGCGTTGTACGGCGAGGCACGCGACGGGGCCGGGCCGGACGTCGTCGTCCTCGACGAAGCGCACTACCTCGCCGATCCCGAGCGTGGCACGGCGTGGGAAGAGATCCTCCTGCTTGCGGCACCCGCGACGCGCCTGTTGCTGCTCTCGGCGACGATCCCCAATGCCGGCCAGCTGGCCGACTGGATGGCGGCCGTGCGCGGCCGCCGGCCGGAGGTCATCACGCTGGAGGAGCGGCCGGTCCCCCTCGAATACCTGTTCGCCGACGGAGACGGCCGGCTGCATCCGCCGGATCCGGCCCGCATCCGGACCCGGCACCGCCACCCCCTGTGGCTCTCGACGATCGCGGAGGGACTCGTCCGCCACCGGCTCACGCCCGCGATCCTGTTCTTTCCGAGCCGCCGCGAGTGCGACGACGCGGCGCGTAGGCTGGCCGGCCGGATCGCGCCGGGCGAACCGGAGCGCGCCCGGCGCCTCGCGGACTGGGTGCATCGCGTGCCGCAGCTCGCCGGCCATCCGCTGCTCCCCGGCCTCCGCCGGGCGGGCGTCGCCGCCCACCATGCGGGACACCTGACCGGCTGGCGGATGTGCGTGGAGGAGCTGCTCGAAGCGGGTCTTGTGCGGTTCGTCTCCGCGACGACGACGCTGGCCGCCGGCCTCGACGTCCCGGCGCGCACCGTCGTCCTCTCCACGCTGCACCGCCACGGTCCGGCCGGCCCGGAGGCGCTCACGGCGACGGAGTTCCATCAGATGACGGGCCGCGCGGGGCGGCGCGGCCGGGATACCCTCGGGATCACGGTGATCGTCGCGCCGGACCCGGGCGACGCGGACGAGGGCCTCGCGCTGTCGGGCGCCGCCCCCGAGCCGATCCGGTCCGCCTTCACTCCGAGCGATTCCCAGGTCCTGAGCCTGCTGGCGCGGACCAGTCTCGCAGACGCGGAGGCGCTCGTGCGGCGATCGTTTGCGGCGTACGCGCGGGCGCCCGAGGCCGCGGACGTGCGGGGGCGGCTCGCCGCGCTGCCGCGGGACCCGCTGACCGCGCGTCCGTGCGGGGATCGCCTCGCCACACGCCACCGCTTCGACGATCTGCTGCGCCGTCTCCGGCGCGCGCGGCACGGCCCCGAGGCCACCGCCGAGGTGACGCGGCTCGGACGGGAAGTCGTCGCCATGCCGTGCGCGGGCTGCCGCGTGACGGAACAATGTCTCGCGAGCCTCCCGGAGATTCGGGCCGTGGAGCGCGAGCGGCAGGCGCTGCGGCGGGACCTCGGAGCACTCGCCGACCGCGAAGTCGACCCGTTTCGCCGGCGGGCCGCCCTGCTGCGCGACCGCGGCTACGTCGATGCGGACTGGCGGCCGACGGCGTGGGGCCGGCTCGCGGCGCGCATCCGCCACCCCCGCATGATCGTCCTGACCGAGGCGCTGCGTGCCGGCGTGCTTCCGGAGGATCCGGTGGCGCTGGCGGCGATCGGCGGGGCACTGGGCACGGAGCGGCCCCCCGCCGTGGGCCGGACGCCGATGCTCCGCCGCCACGCCGGCCGGCGGGCGCCCGCGGGGTATGCAGACCGACGCGCGCCCGCCCCCGCGGTCCCCCCGGCCGCGCGCGGGGGGCTCGTGGCGATCCGGCGAATCGTCGCGCGGCTCAACGAAGATCTCGACGCCGCCGGTCTGCCGCTCGATCCGCTCGCGGCCGATTTCGTCGGGGAAGGACACGAGTCGCCGGCGGCCCTCTGGCGCGCCGGAGCGGCCGGCGCTTGGGCGTCGGGACGTCCCTGGGGCGAGGTCACGCGCGCCTTCGGCGTCGCCGAGGGCGATCTCCAGCGGCTCGCCTGGCAGGCCGCGGAGATTTTGATGCAGATCGAGGACATCCCGGACTCGCCGCTGGGTGAGGCGGCGCGCGCGGGCCGGGAGGCGATTCTCCGCACGCCGGTGGAGTAA